One segment of Peptococcaceae bacterium DNA contains the following:
- a CDS encoding LysR family transcriptional regulator yields MELHQLEYVLAVAQYQSFTRAAEEINISQSSLSQQISKLENELGIKLFERTTRTVHLTPAGDEFVLHAKRIMAEINATKRTIQEYLSIERGNINLGVFPVIGHFQLTSLLASFQNNFPRVKLQLIEAECENLLNLLKESKIDAALLSEMDSDSFITYHRLINDEIVLVTSSLHPLATRQAIDLRELSKEKFIIVPPTSGLYKNFAGACRKAGFEPEVLYHCTQVTTTLGLVRENLGVAVLSSQVAMKYLHLGLSIVRLMPTVPRRISLAVPKNAHLTPTLKVFIKFAQQWANLKSSEKLAPAAKTI; encoded by the coding sequence ATGGAACTGCACCAGCTTGAATATGTCCTGGCGGTCGCCCAATACCAGAGTTTTACCCGGGCGGCGGAAGAAATCAATATTTCCCAGTCCTCTCTCTCCCAGCAGATCAGCAAGCTGGAAAACGAACTGGGAATAAAACTGTTTGAGAGAACAACGCGAACCGTTCATCTCACGCCGGCCGGGGACGAGTTTGTGCTCCACGCCAAGCGCATCATGGCGGAAATCAATGCGACCAAGCGGACCATCCAGGAATACCTGTCCATCGAACGCGGCAACATCAACCTGGGGGTGTTTCCGGTCATAGGCCACTTCCAGCTCACATCGTTGCTGGCCTCATTTCAGAACAATTTTCCCCGGGTGAAACTCCAATTAATAGAGGCGGAATGCGAGAACCTCCTGAACCTGCTTAAGGAATCGAAGATTGATGCCGCCCTGTTAAGTGAAATGGACTCAGACTCGTTCATCACTTACCACCGCCTGATCAATGACGAGATTGTGCTGGTGACCAGCAGCCTGCACCCGTTGGCCACCCGCCAGGCGATCGACCTCAGGGAGTTGTCGAAAGAAAAATTCATTATTGTCCCGCCGACCTCCGGCCTGTATAAGAACTTCGCTGGCGCCTGCCGCAAAGCTGGCTTTGAGCCAGAGGTCCTCTACCACTGCACGCAGGTAACCACCACCCTGGGCCTGGTGCGGGAAAACCTCGGCGTGGCCGTGTTGTCTTCCCAGGTGGCCATGAAATACCTGCATTTAGGCCTGTCAATTGTCCGGCTCATGCCTACCGTTCCCCGGAGGATTTCACTTGCCGTGCCCAAAAACGCGCACTTGACGCCAACCCTGAAGGTGTTCATAAAATTCGCCCAGCAATGGGCGAACTTAAAAAGCAGCGAAAAGCTTGCTCCTGCAGCTAAAACAATCTGA